Part of the Paenibacillus sp. JNUCC32 genome is shown below.
TTTGGCGGTAATTCTGGAGCATGGCATTCAGCTCCGGAACGGATTGAATATTTTCCTTAAAGGGAAGATGCACATAGGCTTTCATATCCTCCAGCGACATTCCTGTCTTCTTCAGGCATGTGATCAACTCCATAATTTCGGCATCCTCTATGTGATAGACACGATGGCCGTTATCCTTTCTTTTGGGAGAGGGGAGGAGCCCGATTTTTTCGTAATAGCGAATGGCATCCTCGGTCAATCCGGTTCGTTCAGACACTTGCTTGATGGAGAATGTTTCTCCCATGAGGTCACCTCATTTCTGCAGCTCGTAACGGGTTGCAACGTTATCGTACAACTTGGTGTTAACACCAAGTCAATATCTATTTTTTATTCACAGATCATTTACGTCTCTGTGCCCTTTGATGAAATGGATCATAACGTATTGCCAGATCGATCTTTTGGAAATGCTTATATAAAAGACTAAAGATTATTTATCTTTTCAGTTGTAATTTCTCTAGCTGCTTCTAGAAAGGGAGAATGAAATGCAAGCTTATGTATTGCCTATTTTCATTGCGATCTCCGTATGTTTTTTATTAGCGTCTTTTCTGACGCTTCCTTGGGCCGTTTATCAGTACCGTAAACATGGGTACTTTAGCTTTTGGAGAACATTACTTATCTTTAGTTTTATCTTGTATGGATTAAG
Proteins encoded:
- a CDS encoding MerR family transcriptional regulator, whose translation is MGETFSIKQVSERTGLTEDAIRYYEKIGLLPSPKRKDNGHRVYHIEDAEIMELITCLKKTGMSLEDMKAYVHLPFKENIQSVPELNAMLQNYRQKITGQISDLQRILRFIDDKLNQNQSLLNPDKAASKESEV